In a genomic window of Chryseobacterium sp. G0162:
- a CDS encoding rhomboid family intramembrane serine protease — translation MDIFVLIIIAVTCVFSYMGFNNTVLFEKYKFNVGAITNRKEYIRLISSAFLHADFMHLFFNMLSLYFFQGVVVHFFGKVGFLIIYFGSMILGNLFSLQIYQKQPWYSAIGASGAVSGIIFASIAMAPNEISVNFLPGWLFGTLYFGYSVYMMLNPKQWDNLGHAAHLGGAFFGLVYSIVLHPQLAMSNILYLGVMSLPLIYLGYQIFIRKRIR, via the coding sequence ATGGATATATTTGTTTTGATTATTATTGCCGTTACTTGTGTATTCAGTTACATGGGGTTCAATAATACCGTTTTATTTGAAAAATATAAATTCAATGTTGGAGCAATTACCAACCGTAAAGAATATATAAGGCTGATAAGTTCTGCATTTTTGCATGCAGATTTTATGCACCTGTTTTTTAATATGCTTTCCCTATACTTCTTTCAGGGAGTGGTGGTTCACTTTTTTGGAAAAGTTGGATTCTTGATTATCTATTTCGGATCAATGATTCTTGGAAACCTATTTAGCTTACAGATTTACCAGAAACAGCCTTGGTATTCCGCTATCGGAGCTTCAGGAGCTGTTTCAGGAATTATTTTTGCATCCATTGCGATGGCTCCGAATGAGATCAGTGTAAACTTCTTACCGGGATGGTTATTTGGGACATTGTATTTCGGATATTCTGTTTACATGATGCTGAACCCTAAACAATGGGACAACCTGGGACATGCTGCCCATCTTGGAGGAGCATTTTTCGGGCTTGTATATTCTATTGTATTACACCCGCAGCTGGCCATGAGTAATATTTTATATCTCGGAGTCATGTCACTACCATTGATTTACCTGGGATACCAGATTTTTATCAGGAAGCGAATAAGATAA
- a CDS encoding helix-turn-helix domain-containing protein, which translates to MNTSEFNSFIVILIYGSLVLLSLLNIANPLKVNRKANFWFGIFLFLWSTFWLDEVLFLITGSVIEFHSLFPIRIVQYLTPVFFYFSVLFHTNPSFRFKITDVKFLVLPAVFVVFLVLVKLGYTHPFEFLSIILILVQALFYTVLSYITIRKHQRNIQQFSSNTEGINLNWLEYIILVILAVNIIYVVYNLFYDPKSLNFFINAVFLVVIYCVGYYSLKQKEIYPLEEKQREELISIQDDVDSEEVKRKLMPDEELIRIKTQLEHMMETKKPYLDSDLNLIKLADMLTVTTHHLSYVINTGFQKNFFQYVNEFRVEYAKQLLKDSGSKLSILGIAYESGFNSKTSFNTTFKKVTGQTPSEFKK; encoded by the coding sequence ATGAACACATCAGAATTCAATAGTTTCATCGTGATACTTATCTATGGTTCATTGGTTTTGCTTTCTCTGCTGAACATTGCCAATCCTTTAAAGGTTAACCGGAAAGCCAATTTCTGGTTCGGAATTTTTCTCTTTCTTTGGTCTACGTTCTGGCTGGATGAAGTTCTTTTCCTCATAACTGGCTCAGTTATAGAATTTCACTCCTTATTCCCGATCCGGATTGTACAATATCTGACTCCTGTCTTTTTTTATTTCAGCGTATTATTTCATACCAATCCCTCTTTTAGATTTAAAATAACAGATGTAAAATTTCTGGTATTGCCAGCAGTATTTGTTGTATTTCTTGTATTGGTTAAACTGGGGTATACTCATCCTTTTGAGTTTCTAAGTATCATCCTGATCTTGGTCCAGGCATTGTTTTATACTGTTCTTTCTTATATCACCATCAGAAAACATCAGCGAAACATCCAGCAGTTTTCTTCCAATACCGAAGGAATTAATCTGAACTGGCTGGAATATATTATCTTGGTCATTCTTGCAGTGAATATTATTTATGTAGTATACAATCTGTTTTATGATCCTAAATCTTTAAATTTCTTTATCAATGCAGTATTCCTGGTGGTCATTTATTGCGTTGGGTATTATTCATTAAAACAGAAAGAGATTTATCCGTTAGAAGAAAAACAACGTGAAGAATTAATCTCTATTCAGGATGATGTTGACTCTGAAGAGGTAAAAAGGAAACTGATGCCGGATGAAGAACTCATAAGAATCAAAACGCAGCTTGAACATATGATGGAAACTAAGAAGCCCTATCTGGATAGTGATTTGAATCTCATCAAACTGGCAGATATGCTTACTGTTACTACTCATCATTTATCTTATGTTATCAATACTGGTTTTCAAAAGAATTTTTTCCAATATGTGAATGAATTCAGGGTTGAATATGCGAAACAGCTTCTTAAAGATTCCGGAAGTAAATTATCCATTCTGGGAATCGCTTATGAGTCAGGTTTCAATTCCAAGACTTCCTTCAATACCACTTTCAAAAAAGTGACCGGGCAAACTCCTTCCGAATTCAAAAAATAA
- a CDS encoding SDR family NAD(P)-dependent oxidoreductase: MDTKESYAVVTGASQGLGKAFAENLARKNINLILVSLPGQNLKELSRNLEEKYPIKAYCYEVDLSINENVMKLTEWLNSSFNIHILINNSGLGGTKKFTEATPDYINTILQVNVTATSLITHQLLPNLLKQPKAYILNVSSMAAFSPIGFKTVYPASKSFIHSFSRGLHEELKDTNVFVSVVNPGAMKTNADVCKRIEKQGFFGRLTLLNPDKVAARCIRQLFKKDSVIMVNPISWLMMKILPIWIKLPLMTQAIKREIEA; this comes from the coding sequence ATGGATACCAAAGAATCATACGCTGTGGTGACGGGAGCAAGTCAGGGACTGGGAAAAGCCTTCGCTGAAAACCTGGCCAGAAAAAATATCAATCTTATTCTGGTAAGTCTTCCCGGTCAGAATTTAAAAGAACTTTCCCGGAATCTTGAAGAAAAGTACCCTATAAAAGCTTATTGCTATGAAGTAGACCTTTCCATTAATGAAAACGTAATGAAGCTTACAGAATGGCTTAATTCGTCTTTTAATATCCATATCCTGATTAATAATTCAGGTCTTGGAGGAACAAAGAAGTTCACTGAAGCTACACCGGATTATATCAACACCATTTTGCAGGTCAACGTAACCGCAACTTCTCTTATTACCCATCAGCTATTACCTAATCTTTTGAAACAGCCTAAAGCATATATTTTAAATGTTTCAAGTATGGCTGCATTCTCTCCTATAGGCTTTAAGACTGTATATCCGGCCTCCAAAAGCTTTATTCATTCCTTTTCAAGAGGGCTGCATGAAGAATTAAAAGATACAAATGTTTTTGTAAGCGTTGTGAACCCTGGTGCTATGAAAACCAATGCTGATGTCTGTAAAAGAATCGAAAAACAAGGCTTCTTTGGAAGACTGACGCTTTTAAATCCTGATAAAGTAGCGGCTCGGTGTATTCGGCAGTTATTTAAAAAAGATTCCGTAATTATGGTCAATCCAATAAGCTGGCTGATGATGAAGATTCTTCCCATATGGATTAAGCTTCCCCTGATGACTCAAGCGATAAAAAGAGAGATCGAGGCATGA
- a CDS encoding NAD-dependent epimerase/dehydratase family protein yields MKKVFVTGATGLLGTNVIIKLLQNGYSVIALVRQKSKYLGEENENLKLIEGCISSDLSLYLANVDCIIHIAAETNQNLIRYEEYKKVNYDITVNLFSQAEACGVERFLFVSSANTIGYGSQEHPGNEEELQKYPFTDSFYAQSKLNAETYLLKNCKNTKVVILNPTFMIGAYDTKPSSGKLIFWAWKKKLIFYPKGGKNFVHVEDAANGVMNAMENGKNGEKYLLANENLNYRQFFEKINEAANQTPMMISIPNLLLNILGWVGDILRRLEIKTNLCTSNMKALQIHNYYTNQKSVDELKIQYQPINKAIEDAINYFKSKENEELVS; encoded by the coding sequence ATGAAAAAAGTTTTTGTAACCGGAGCTACCGGGCTTCTGGGAACCAATGTTATCATTAAATTATTACAAAATGGTTATTCTGTTATTGCTCTGGTGCGCCAGAAAAGCAAATATCTGGGTGAAGAAAATGAAAACCTGAAACTGATTGAAGGTTGTATAAGCTCTGATCTGTCATTATATCTTGCCAATGTTGACTGTATCATTCATATAGCTGCAGAAACGAATCAGAACCTGATCCGTTATGAAGAGTATAAAAAAGTAAATTATGATATTACGGTGAATTTGTTCTCTCAGGCGGAAGCTTGTGGGGTAGAACGATTTTTGTTTGTGAGTTCGGCCAATACGATTGGATATGGAAGCCAGGAACATCCAGGAAATGAAGAAGAGCTTCAGAAATACCCTTTCACAGATTCTTTTTATGCACAAAGTAAACTGAATGCTGAAACTTACCTTTTGAAGAACTGTAAAAATACAAAAGTGGTCATTTTAAATCCCACCTTCATGATTGGGGCTTACGATACAAAACCAAGTTCCGGAAAGTTGATTTTTTGGGCCTGGAAAAAGAAACTGATCTTTTACCCAAAGGGAGGGAAGAACTTTGTTCATGTAGAAGACGCAGCCAATGGCGTAATGAATGCTATGGAAAATGGAAAGAATGGCGAAAAATATTTATTAGCCAATGAAAATTTAAACTATAGACAGTTTTTTGAAAAAATAAATGAAGCTGCTAATCAAACCCCAATGATGATTTCTATTCCCAATCTATTATTGAATATTTTAGGATGGGTAGGGGATATTCTGAGAAGATTAGAAATAAAAACCAACCTCTGCACTTCTAATATGAAAGCACTCCAGATTCATAACTATTACACTAACCAAAAGTCGGTAGATGAGCTGAAAATTCAATATCAACCGATCAATAAGGCCATAGAAGATGCAATTAATTATTTTAAATCGAAAGAAAATGAAGAGTTGGTTTCATGA